The Populus trichocarpa isolate Nisqually-1 chromosome 2, P.trichocarpa_v4.1, whole genome shotgun sequence genome has a window encoding:
- the LOC7466249 gene encoding cytochrome b-c1 complex subunit 6-1, mitochondrial isoform X2 gives MADEELVDQKKYLEDSCKPKCVKPLLEYEACVKRVEGDESGHKHCTGQYFDYWYCIDKCVAPKLFSKLK, from the exons AT ggCGGACGAGGAACTTGTTGATCAAAAGAAGTATCTCGAGGACTCTTGCAAGCCTAAATGTGTGAAGCCTCTACTTGAATATGAG GCATGTGTTAAGAGAGTTGAAGGAGATGAGAGTGGCCACAAACATTGTACAGGGCAGTACTTCGACTACTGGTACTGTATTGATAAATGC GTTGCACCGAAGCTATTCTCTAAACTGAAGTGA
- the LOC7466249 gene encoding cytochrome b-c1 complex subunit 6-1, mitochondrial isoform X1 — translation MLIPVLESVMNLICLHSSEFYFACHSFFMSYYACACCFHLIKFRADEELVDQKKYLEDSCKPKCVKPLLEYEACVKRVEGDESGHKHCTGQYFDYWYCIDKCVAPKLFSKLK, via the exons atgcttataCCTGTGCTAGAGTCAGTAATGAACCTTATCTGCTTgcatagttctgaattttattttgcatgtcaTAGTTTTTTCATGTCTTACTATGCATGCGcttgttgttttcatttaattaaatttagggCGGACGAGGAACTTGTTGATCAAAAGAAGTATCTCGAGGACTCTTGCAAGCCTAAATGTGTGAAGCCTCTACTTGAATATGAG GCATGTGTTAAGAGAGTTGAAGGAGATGAGAGTGGCCACAAACATTGTACAGGGCAGTACTTCGACTACTGGTACTGTATTGATAAATGC GTTGCACCGAAGCTATTCTCTAAACTGAAGTGA
- the LOC7466401 gene encoding vacuolar iron transporter homolog 1: MASNQTSLNDAKFALPINDVEQQATLEIETEDFDYSKRAQWLRAAVLGANDGLVSTASLMMGVGAVKQDIKVMILTGFAGLVAGACSMAIGEFVSVHSQLDIELAQMKREKERRNNGGKEEQEEGENKESLPNPLQAAAASALAFSVGALVPLLAASFIRGYKVRLGVVVAAVTLALLIFGWLGAVLGKAPTVKSSLRVLVGGWLAMAITFGLTKLIGSSGL; this comes from the coding sequence ATGGCTAGCAACCAAACATCCCTCAATGATGCCAAATTTGCTCTCCCTATTAATGATGTTGAGCAACAAGCGACCTTAGAGATTGAAACCGAAGACTTTGACTACTCAAAACGAGCACAATGGCTACGAGCTGCAGTCCTTGGAGCCAATGATGGTTTGGTCTCCACCGCATCATTGATGATGGGTGTGGGGGCTGTGAAACAAGACATTAAGGTCATGATACTAACCGGGTTCGCCGGTTTGGTAGCTGGGGCTTGTAGCATGGCAATAGGTGAGTTCGTGTCTGTCCACTCACAACTAGATATTGAGTTGGCCCAAatgaagagagaaaaggaaagaagaaataatGGAGGAAAAGAGGAACAAGAAGAGGGAGAGAATAAGGAGAGTTTGCCAAATCCATTGCAAGCAGCTGCAGCTTCAGCTCTTGCCTTTTCAGTTGGTGCATTAGTGCCATTGCTAGCTGCTTCTTTCATAAGAGGGTACAAGGTGAGGCTAGGAGTTGTGGTTGCGGCAGTGACCTTGGCTTTGCTGATCTTTGGGTGGTTAGGGGCTGTGTTGGGAAAGGCTCCAACTGTTAAGTCATCACTTAGGGTTTTGGTTGGAGGATGGCTGGCTATGGCTATCACCTTTGGTCTTACCAAGTTGATTGGATCAAGTGGACTGTGA
- the LOC7467825 gene encoding transcription factor VIP1, translating to MDPTKFRGKQPMTVDIEQMPETPYRGSHHRRAHSDTSFRFDDLLFLDASDFDLSSLDDLPTPNTTTTTTTTTHPPPAAPMAVDSLSDDSTSNGQNQKPKPVNHLRSLSMDSDFFDGLGLGAAGGADEKFDGKAVAGEKRAANPHHRHSYSMDGSFEVDSIMIDGVKKAMAPDRLAELSLIDPKRAKRILANRQSAARSKERKIRYTGELERKVQTLQTEATTLSAQVTMLQRDTTGLTVENKELKLRLQAMEQQAHLRDALNEALREEVQRLKIATGQVPAVNGNPFNRGLPPQFSSHQGLQTFGNQQAQQQLHMPQPSTTGQTHNGQPHPSFSNFSQRV from the exons ATGGACCCCACCAAGTTCAGAGGGAAGCAGCCCATGACGGTTGACATTGAGCAGATGCCGGAGACACCTTACCGAGGGAGCCACCACAGAAGGGCCCACTCAGATACGTCCTTCCGCTTCGACGACCTCCTCTTCTTAGATGCTTCTGACTTCGACCTCTCATCTCTCGACGACCTCCCTACtcccaacaccaccaccaccaccaccaccaccacccaccCTCCACCTGCAGCTCCCATGGCCGTCGACTCCTTGTCCGATGACTCCACATCCAACGGTCAGAATCAGAAGCCCAAACCCGTCAATCACCTCCGGAGCTTGTCTATGGACTCCGACTTTTTTGACGGTTTGGGTCTTGGGGCTGCCGGCGGTGCAGATGAGAAATTCGACGGGAAAGCGGTAGCGGGAGAAAAGAGGGCCGCGAACCCCCACCACAGGCATAGCTATTCGATGGATGGGTCGTTTGAGGTGGATTCTATTATGATTGATGGTGTCAAGAAAGCTATGGCTCCCGATAGACTTGCAGAGCTATCTTTGATTGATCCCAAAAGAGCTAAAAG GATTCTTGCTAATAGGCAATCCGCAGCACGGTCAAAGGAGAGGAAAATCAGATACACTGGCGAGCTAGAGAGGAAGGTGCAGACGCTTCAGACTGAAGCAACCACCCTCTCCGCACAGGTCACGATGCTGCAG AGAGACACCACTGGGTTAACTGTTGAGAATAAGGAACTGAAACTGAGGTTACAGGCTATGGAGCAACAAGCACACCTTAGAGATG CTCTGAATGAAGCATTAAGGGAAGAGGTGCAGCGGCTTAAGATAGCAACCGGTCAGGTTCCGGCTGTCAATGGAAACCCTTTCAACAGAGGTCTACCTCCTCAATTCTCCTCCCATCAGGGCTTACAAACCTTTGGCAACCAGCAAGCTCAGCAGCAGCTGCACATGCCACAGCCATCCACCACTGGCCAGACTCATAATGGGCAGCCACACCCTAGCTTCTCAAATTTCAGCCAAAGGGTCTAA
- the LOC7466402 gene encoding abscisic acid 8'-hydroxylase 3: MELSILLVLILISMLVFSAFFWLQSRISPKEMEVIPGSLGWPVVGESFSFLSAFSSAAGIFSFMKNRQQRYGKVFKTFVLGRFTVFMTGREASKILLTGKDGMVSLNLFYTGKQVLGPTSLLQTTGEAHKRLRRLIGEPLSVDGLKTYFHFINTVAMETLDQWSGRTVLVLEEASTFTLKVIGNMIMSLEPAGEEQEKFRSNFKIISSSFASLPFKIPGTAYHNGIKARDRMYDMLDSIIAGRRSGKSIQQDFLESLIMKHSKAEGGEDQEDKLTDKQLKDNILTLLVAGHDTTTAALTWLMKFLEENPAVLEKLREEHINIQSKRTDGASLTWSEVNNMPYTNKVINETLRRATILPWFSRKAAQDFEIDGYEIKKGWSINLDVVSIHHDPQVFPDPEKFDPSRFDAPVKSFSFLGFGSGPRMCPGINLARLEICVFIHHLVIRYKWKPLEKDDSVQPTLVRMPRNKYPVIVEPL; encoded by the exons ATGGAACTGAGCATCTTGCTGGTCTTAATTCTCATAAGCATGCTTGTATTTTCAGCTTTCTTCTGGCTACAGTCACGGATTTCACCAAAAGAAATGGAGGTAATCCCAGGTAGCTTGGGTTGGCCAGTTGTTGGCGAAAGTTTCTCTTTCCTATCCGCGTTTTCTAGTGCAGCTGGTATATTCAGCTTCATGAAAAACAGGCAGCAGAG GTATGGAAAGGTTTTCAAGACTTTTGTTCTGGGAAGATTCACTGTATTCATGACTGGAAGAGAAGCAAGTAAAATCTTGTTGACAGGAAAAGATGGGATGGTGAGTTTAAACCTCTTTTATACAGGGAAGCAGGTGCTGGGCCCTACCAGCTTGCTCCAAACCACCGGAGAAGCTCACAAAAGGCTTCGGCGTCTGATCGGAGAACCCCTGTCAGTAGATGGCCTAAAAACGTATTTTCACTTCATTAACACAGTGGCTATGGAAACATTAGACCAATGGTCTGGACGAACAGTGCTGGTCCTTGAAGAAGCTTCTACA TTCACTCTCAAAGTAATCGGTAACATGATAATGAGCTTAGAACCCGCTGGAGAAGAGCAGGAAAAGTTTCgatcaaatttcaaaatcatttcttcttcatttgcATCACTGCCATTTAAAATCCCAGGAACAGCTTATCATAACGGTATCAAG GCTCGGGATAGGATGTACGACATGTTAGACTCAATAATCGCAGGGAGGAGAAGTGGCAAAAGCATCCAACAAGATTTCCTAGAATCCCTGATAATGAAACATAGCAAAGCAGAAGGTGGAGAAGATCAGGAGGACAAACTGACAGACAAACAACTGAAGGATAATATATTAACTCTGCTAGTTGCAGGTCACGATACAACAACCGCTGCTCTCACCTGGCTTATGAAATTTCTCGAAGAAAATCCTGCAGTTTTAGAGAAACTCCGA GAAGAGCATATAAACATCCAATCAAAGAGAACGGATGGAGCCAGCCTCACATGGTCCGAAGTTAACAACATGCCTTATACTAATAAA GTAATCAATGAAACTCTCAGAAGAGCCACAATATTACCTTGGTTTTCAAGAAAAGCTGCCCAGGACTTTGAAATTGACG GATATGAAATCAAGAAAGGCTGGTCTATTAACTTGGATGTTGTTTCCATCCACCATGACCCTCAAGTTTTTCCCGACCCAGAAAAGTTTGACCCTTCCAGATTTGAC GCACCCGTAAAGTCTTTCAGCTTTCTTGGATTTGGTAGTGGACCGCGGATGTGCCCTGGAATCAACCTTGCCAGACTAGAAATCTGTGTCTTCATACACCACCTGGTCATAAGATACAA GTGGAAACCTCTTGAGAAAGATGACTCTGTCCAGCCAACACTTGTGCGGATGCCAAGAAACAAGTATCCAGTTATTGTTGAGCCACTATAA